One window of Phalacrocorax carbo chromosome 1, bPhaCar2.1, whole genome shotgun sequence genomic DNA carries:
- the C1H12orf57 gene encoding protein C10 isoform X1: protein MAASGHAAALSAEQAKAVLAEVIKAFGAPENAQRMEEARDNACNDMGKMLQFLLPVATQIQQDVIKAYGFSNDGEVRPADQVLRVAGSGDRQHVGQAQGHVPAAHDAAAARSRDRRSSSLLRRRSSPRAALSRRGSCQPREWGA, encoded by the exons ATGGCGGCCTCAGGGCACGCGGCGGCGCTGAGCGCGGAGCAGGCTAAGG CCGTGCTGGCCGAGGTAATCAAGGCATTCGGCGCGCCCGAGAACGCGCAGCGCATGGAGGAGGCCCGGGATAACGCCTGCAACGACATGGGGAAGATGCTGCAGTTTCTCCTGCCCGTGGCCACCCAGATCCAGCAGGACGTGATCAAAGCCTACGGCTTCAGCAACGACGGCGAAG TTCGCCCGGCTGATCAAGTCCTACGAGTCGCAGGATCCGGAGATCGCCAGCATGTCGGGCAAGCTCAAGGCCATGTTCCTGCCGCCCATGACGCTGCCGCCGCACGGAGCCGGGACCGGCGGAGTAGCAGCCTCCTGAGACGGCGGAgctcccccagggctgccctctCGAGGCGCGGGTCCTGCCAGCCCCGGGAGTGGGGTGCTTGA
- the C1H12orf57 gene encoding protein C10 isoform X2, giving the protein MAASGHAAALSAEQAKAVLAEVIKAFGAPENAQRMEEARDNACNDMGKMLQFLLPVATQIQQDVIKAYGFSNDGEGVLKFARLIKSYESQDPEIASMSGKLKAMFLPPMTLPPHGAGTGGVAAS; this is encoded by the exons ATGGCGGCCTCAGGGCACGCGGCGGCGCTGAGCGCGGAGCAGGCTAAGG CCGTGCTGGCCGAGGTAATCAAGGCATTCGGCGCGCCCGAGAACGCGCAGCGCATGGAGGAGGCCCGGGATAACGCCTGCAACGACATGGGGAAGATGCTGCAGTTTCTCCTGCCCGTGGCCACCCAGATCCAGCAGGACGTGATCAAAGCCTACGGCTTCAGCAACGACGGCGAAG GGGTCCTGAAGTTCGCCCGGCTGATCAAGTCCTACGAGTCGCAGGATCCGGAGATCGCCAGCATGTCGGGCAAGCTCAAGGCCATGTTCCTGCCGCCCATGACGCTGCCGCCGCACGGAGCCGGGACCGGCGGAGTAGCAGCCTCCTGA
- the ATN1 gene encoding atrophin-1 isoform X1, producing MKTRQNKDSMSMRSGRKKETPGPREELRSRGRASPGGVSTSSSDGKAEKSRQATKKGRVEESCTPKGSKQGRTEEISESEGEDTNASKKTKTEELPCPPSPSDVDSLDGHSFNDEMSSDPRDIDQDNRSTSPSVYSPGSVENDSDSSSVLSQGPPHSYHHPPLFPQSPPVATPTDSLARPPEPSFGLPGEVHPQGPPAGSYHSQLEGQASRIFQAQAPQTPASSSSAVAAPSAPSSSSSSSSSSAHASLYPTANVVQVGAKIAGGVGGLPAPGGREQTLSAKHNPPPTTPISLASVVGGLPPQKTPPGNPPAAPPASAPSFPHVSANLPPPPALRPLNNAVAASSSPGMVGQALSGHLPSPHGMGQDKAAALAPSRYPYAPPPLPPSSSSAQYNQPSPAQPLPSYSASYGHSFPPPSSLSVSSQPPKYTQPSLPSQPVWSQGPPPYSRPLGNASSHPAAPFPSQPPHHQQPPQQHHHGHGSGGGVSPAAAAPPQPPGGYPHGLDSNSHHPSHATYGLRLYPPHSQAAYSQAPSAAAAAPSSSSSSSSSSSSSSAASSQGSYPGMCAHPPGQSPATYTFPPPPPPSPAHGAGPPVTSAATTLSTVIATMASPSAAPYKTVSPPVPPSAAAPYGKRAASPIPTFQPPAPYKPGSPPASSAAPFRAATPPGYRVASSPVAGGYKAPSPAPSAPPPLPGSMAAPAPPPPPLPLSATQIKQEPSEDYEPPESPVPPARSPSPPPKVVDVPSHASQSARFNKHLDRGFNSCSRTDLYFVPLDGSKLAKKRADLVEKVRREAEQKAREEKEREREREREKEREREKERELERSVKMAQEGRPVECSSLGPVPHRPSFEQGSAVATVPPYLGPDTPALRTLSEYARPHVMSPSNRNHPFYVPLGAVDPGLLGYNVPAIYSSDPATRERELREREARERDLRDRDLRERLKPGFEVKPAELEQLHAVPAAAMDPFPRHGGLSLQTAPGLHPAFPFHPGLGHLERERLALAAGPTLRPDMSYAERLAAERQHAERVAALSNDPLARLQMLNVTPHHHQHSHIHSHLHLHQQDAIHAASASVHPLIDPLASGSHLTRIPYPAGTIPNPLLPHPLHENEVLRHQLFAAPYRDLPGSLSAPMSAAHQLQAMHAQSAELQRLALEQQQWLHAHHPLHGVPLPTQEDYYSHLKKESDKPL from the exons ATGAAGACACGACAGAACAAGGACTCA ATGTCAATGCGGAGTGGACGGAAGAAAGAGACTCCAGGGCCCAGAGAGGAGCTCAGGTCACGGGGTCGAGCTTCCCCTGGGGGCGTCAGCACCTCCAGCAGCGATGGCAAAGCTGAGAAATCCCGACAAGCGACAAAG AAAGGCCGAGTGGAGGAATCCTGCACCCCCAAGGGCAGCAAGCAGGGACGAACGGAAGAGATCTCAGAGAGTGAAGGGGAGGACACCAATGcttccaaaaaaaccaaaactgag GAGTTGCCCTGCCCTCCATCCCCATCTGATGTTGACAGCCTTGATGGCCACAGCTTCAACGATGAGATGAGCAGTGACCCACGGGACATTGACCAGGATAACAGGAGCACTTCACCCAGCGTCTACAGCCCTGGCAGCGTGGAAAATGACTCCGACTCCTCCTCTGTGCTGTCTCAGGGGCCGCCGCACTCCTACCACCACCCTCCACTCTTCCCCCAGAGCCCGCCAGTAGCTACCCCTACCGACAGCCTGGCCCGTCCACCTGAGCCCAGCTTTGGGCTCCCAGGCGAGGtgcacccccagggacccccagcaggcagctacCACTCCCAGCTGGAGGGCCAGGCCTCCCGCATTTTCCAGGCTCAAGCCCCGCAGACacccgcctcctcctcctctgctgttgctgccccttctgctccctcttcctcctcttcctcctcttcctcctccgcCCATGCTTCTCTTTACCCTACGGCAAATGTGGTCCAGGTTGGGGCCAAAATTGCCGGTGGAGTGGGGGGGCTCCCAGCACCAGGGGGTCGTGAGCAAACTCTCAGCGCCAAGCACAATCCgccacccaccacccccatcTCGCTGGCATCAGTGGTTGGTGGTCTCCCCCCTCAAAAGACACCCCCAGGCAACCCTCCGGCTGCCCCCCCGGCTTCGGCCCCTTCCTTCCCGCATGTCTCTGCCAACCTGcctccccccccggccctgcGCCCGCTCAACAATGCGGTGGCCGCCTCCAGCTCCCCGGGGATGGTGGGGCAGGCCCTGAGCGGCCACCTTCCCTCACCCCATGGGATGGGGCAGGACAAGGCAGCGGCCCTGGCCCCCTCCCGCTACCCCTATGCCCCACCACCACTGCCACCCTCCAGCTCCTCGGCCCAGTACAaccagccctccccagcccagcccctgcccagttACAGTGCCTCCTACGGCcactccttccccccacccagcaGCCTCTCGGTGTCCAGCCAGCCCCCCAAGTAcacccagccctccctgccctcccagcctgtCTGGAGCCAGGGGCCACCCCCCTACAGCCGCCCCCTGGGCAATGCCAGCTCCCACCCggctgcccccttccctagcCAGCCCCCCCATCACCAGCAgccaccccagcagcaccaccacGGCCATGGGAGCGGTGGGGGGgtctccccagctgctgcagctcccccccagccccctggggGTTACCCCCATGGCCTGGACTCAAACAGCCATCACCCCTCCCATGCCACCTACGGGCTGCGTCTCTAccctccccacagccaggcTGCTTACAGCCAGgctccttcagctgctgctgcagccccctcttcctcctcctcatcctcttcttcctcctcgtcctcctctgctgcctcttcccaggGAAGCTACCCTGGCATGTGCGCTCACCCCCCGGGGCAGAGTCCTGCCACTTACACctttcccccaccaccacccccttcccctgcccatGGGGCCGGCCCTCCTGTCACCTCTGCTGCCACCACCCTCTCCACTGTCATCGCCACCatggcctccccctctgcagccccctaCAAGACCGTCTCACCCCCGGTACCCCCCTCAGCTGCGGCCCCCTACGGGAAGAGGGCagcctcccccatccccaccttCCAGCCTCCAGCTCCCTACAAGCCAGGCTCGCCCCCTGCTTCCTCAGCAGCCCCCTTCCGGGCAGCCACCCCTCCTGGCTACCGGGTAGCCTCCTCCCCTGTGGCAGGGGGCTACAAAGCCCCCTCACctgccccctctgccccaccacCACTGCCGGGGAGCATGGCTGCCCCGGCCCCACCGCCACCCCCGCTCCCCCTCAGTGCCACGCAGATCAAACAGGAGCCATCGGAGGACTACGAGCCCCCTGAGAGTCCTGTGCCACCTGCTCGCAGCCCCTCACCACCCCCCAAGGTGGTAGATGTGCCGAGCCATGCCAGCCAGTCAGCCAG ATTCAACAAACACCTGGACCGCGGCTTCAACTCTTGCTCCCGCACGGACCTGTACTTCGTGCCCCTTGATGGCTCCAAGCTGGCCAAGAAAAGGGCAGACTTGGTGGAGAAAGTGCGTCGAGAGGCTGAGCAGAAGGCACGGGAAGAGAAGGAGCGGGAACGTGAGcgggagagggagaaggagcgAGAGCGGGAGAAGGAGCGGGAGCTGGAGAGGAGCGTG AAGATGGCCCAGGAGGGACGGCCGGTTGAGTGCTCGTCCCTTGGGCCGGTTCCCCACCGCCCCTCCTTCGAGCAGGGCAGTGCTGTAGCAACTGTTCCCCCATACCTGGGCCCTGACACCCCAGCTCTGCGCACTCTCAGTGAATATGCACGGCCCCACGTCATGTCACCCAGCAACCGCAATCACCCTTTCTACGTGCCGCTGGGTGCTGTTGACCCAGGCTTGCTGGGGTACAATGTGCCAGCCATCTACAGCAGTGATCCAGCGACACGGGAACGAGAGCTGAGAGAGCGGGAAGCCCGCGAACGAGACCTGAGGGACCGGGACCTGCGTGAACGTCTCAAGCCCGGCTTTGAAGTCAAGCCAGCTGAGTTGGAGCAGCTCCATGCCgtgccagctgctgccatggATCCGTTCCCACGCCATGGCGGGCTGAGTCTGCAGACGGCCCCTGGCCTTCAccctgcttttcccttccacccAGGGCTGGGCCACTTGGAGCGGGAGAGGCTGGCGCTGGCAGCTGGCCCAACCCTTCGTCCTGATATGTCCTATGCTGAGCGCTTGGCAGCTGAGCGCCAGCATGCTGAGCGGGTGGCTGCTCTCAGCAATGATCCTCTGGCCCGCCTGCAGATGCTCAATGTGACCCCTCATCATCATCAGCATTCCCACATCCACTCCCACCTCCATCTCCACCAGCAGGATGCCATACATGCAG CCTCAGCCTCTGTTCACCCTCTTATCGATCCACTTGCCTCAGGATCACACCTCACCCGGATACCATACCCAGCTGGAACCATTCCCAACCCCCTCCTGCCTCACCCTCTACATGAGAATGAAGTGCTGCGCCACCAGCTTTTTG CTGCACCCTACAGGGACCTGCCGGGCTCTCTCTCTGCGCCCATGTCAGCAGCACATCAGCTCCAGGCCATGCATGCACAGTCAGCTGAACTGCAGCGCCTGGCTCTGGAACAGCAGCAGTGGCTTCATGCTCATCACCCTCTGCACGGTGTGCCGCTCCCAACGCAGGAGGATTACTACAG CCACCTGAAGAAAGAAAGTGACAAGCCCCTTTAA
- the ATN1 gene encoding atrophin-1 isoform X2, with translation MFSSNRTKENGGPTPKRMKTRQNKDSMSMRSGRKKETPGPREELRSRGRASPGGVSTSSSDGKAEKSRQATKKGRVEESCTPKGSKQGRTEEISESEGEDTNASKKTKTEELPCPPSPSDVDSLDGHSFNDEMSSDPRDIDQDNRSTSPSVYSPGSVENDSDSSSVLSQGPPHSYHHPPLFPQSPPVATPTDSLARPPEPSFGLPGEVHPQGPPAGSYHSQLEGQASRIFQAQAPQTPASSSSAVAAPSAPSSSSSSSSSSAHASLYPTANVVQVGAKIAGGVGGLPAPGGREQTLSAKHNPPPTTPISLASVVGGLPPQKTPPGNPPAAPPASAPSFPHVSANLPPPPALRPLNNAVAASSSPGMVGQALSGHLPSPHGMGQDKAAALAPSRYPYAPPPLPPSSSSAQYNQPSPAQPLPSYSASYGHSFPPPSSLSVSSQPPKYTQPSLPSQPVWSQGPPPYSRPLGNASSHPAAPFPSQPPHHQQPPQQHHHGHGSGGGVSPAAAAPPQPPGGYPHGLDSNSHHPSHATYGLRLYPPHSQAAYSQAPSAAAAAPSSSSSSSSSSSSSSAASSQGSYPGMCAHPPGQSPATYTFPPPPPPSPAHGAGPPVTSAATTLSTVIATMASPSAAPYKTVSPPVPPSAAAPYGKRAASPIPTFQPPAPYKPGSPPASSAAPFRAATPPGYRVASSPVAGGYKAPSPAPSAPPPLPGSMAAPAPPPPPLPLSATQIKQEPSEDYEPPESPVPPARSPSPPPKVVDVPSHASQSARFNKHLDRGFNSCSRTDLYFVPLDGSKLAKKRADLVEKVRREAEQKAREEKEREREREREKEREREKERELERSVKMAQEGRPVECSSLGPVPHRPSFEQGSAVATVPPYLGPDTPALRTLSEYARPHVMSPSNRNHPFYVPLGAVDPGLLGYNVPAIYSSDPATRERELREREARERDLRDRDLRERLKPGFEVKPAELEQLHAVPAAAMDPFPRHGGLSLQTAPGLHPAFPFHPGLGHLERERLALAAGPTLRPDMSYAERLAAERQHAERVAALSNDPLARLQMLNVTPHHHQHSHIHSHLHLHQQDAIHAASASVHPLIDPLASGSHLTRIPYPAGTIPNPLLPHPLHENEVLRHQLFAAPYRDLPGSLSAPMSAAHQLQAMHAQSAELQRLALEQQQWLHAHHPLHGVPLPTQEDYYSHLKKESDKPL, from the exons atgttttcatCAAACCGGACCAAGGAGAATGGGGGTCCCACACCCAAAAGAATGAAGACACGACAGAACAAGGACTCA ATGTCAATGCGGAGTGGACGGAAGAAAGAGACTCCAGGGCCCAGAGAGGAGCTCAGGTCACGGGGTCGAGCTTCCCCTGGGGGCGTCAGCACCTCCAGCAGCGATGGCAAAGCTGAGAAATCCCGACAAGCGACAAAG AAAGGCCGAGTGGAGGAATCCTGCACCCCCAAGGGCAGCAAGCAGGGACGAACGGAAGAGATCTCAGAGAGTGAAGGGGAGGACACCAATGcttccaaaaaaaccaaaactgag GAGTTGCCCTGCCCTCCATCCCCATCTGATGTTGACAGCCTTGATGGCCACAGCTTCAACGATGAGATGAGCAGTGACCCACGGGACATTGACCAGGATAACAGGAGCACTTCACCCAGCGTCTACAGCCCTGGCAGCGTGGAAAATGACTCCGACTCCTCCTCTGTGCTGTCTCAGGGGCCGCCGCACTCCTACCACCACCCTCCACTCTTCCCCCAGAGCCCGCCAGTAGCTACCCCTACCGACAGCCTGGCCCGTCCACCTGAGCCCAGCTTTGGGCTCCCAGGCGAGGtgcacccccagggacccccagcaggcagctacCACTCCCAGCTGGAGGGCCAGGCCTCCCGCATTTTCCAGGCTCAAGCCCCGCAGACacccgcctcctcctcctctgctgttgctgccccttctgctccctcttcctcctcttcctcctcttcctcctccgcCCATGCTTCTCTTTACCCTACGGCAAATGTGGTCCAGGTTGGGGCCAAAATTGCCGGTGGAGTGGGGGGGCTCCCAGCACCAGGGGGTCGTGAGCAAACTCTCAGCGCCAAGCACAATCCgccacccaccacccccatcTCGCTGGCATCAGTGGTTGGTGGTCTCCCCCCTCAAAAGACACCCCCAGGCAACCCTCCGGCTGCCCCCCCGGCTTCGGCCCCTTCCTTCCCGCATGTCTCTGCCAACCTGcctccccccccggccctgcGCCCGCTCAACAATGCGGTGGCCGCCTCCAGCTCCCCGGGGATGGTGGGGCAGGCCCTGAGCGGCCACCTTCCCTCACCCCATGGGATGGGGCAGGACAAGGCAGCGGCCCTGGCCCCCTCCCGCTACCCCTATGCCCCACCACCACTGCCACCCTCCAGCTCCTCGGCCCAGTACAaccagccctccccagcccagcccctgcccagttACAGTGCCTCCTACGGCcactccttccccccacccagcaGCCTCTCGGTGTCCAGCCAGCCCCCCAAGTAcacccagccctccctgccctcccagcctgtCTGGAGCCAGGGGCCACCCCCCTACAGCCGCCCCCTGGGCAATGCCAGCTCCCACCCggctgcccccttccctagcCAGCCCCCCCATCACCAGCAgccaccccagcagcaccaccacGGCCATGGGAGCGGTGGGGGGgtctccccagctgctgcagctcccccccagccccctggggGTTACCCCCATGGCCTGGACTCAAACAGCCATCACCCCTCCCATGCCACCTACGGGCTGCGTCTCTAccctccccacagccaggcTGCTTACAGCCAGgctccttcagctgctgctgcagccccctcttcctcctcctcatcctcttcttcctcctcgtcctcctctgctgcctcttcccaggGAAGCTACCCTGGCATGTGCGCTCACCCCCCGGGGCAGAGTCCTGCCACTTACACctttcccccaccaccacccccttcccctgcccatGGGGCCGGCCCTCCTGTCACCTCTGCTGCCACCACCCTCTCCACTGTCATCGCCACCatggcctccccctctgcagccccctaCAAGACCGTCTCACCCCCGGTACCCCCCTCAGCTGCGGCCCCCTACGGGAAGAGGGCagcctcccccatccccaccttCCAGCCTCCAGCTCCCTACAAGCCAGGCTCGCCCCCTGCTTCCTCAGCAGCCCCCTTCCGGGCAGCCACCCCTCCTGGCTACCGGGTAGCCTCCTCCCCTGTGGCAGGGGGCTACAAAGCCCCCTCACctgccccctctgccccaccacCACTGCCGGGGAGCATGGCTGCCCCGGCCCCACCGCCACCCCCGCTCCCCCTCAGTGCCACGCAGATCAAACAGGAGCCATCGGAGGACTACGAGCCCCCTGAGAGTCCTGTGCCACCTGCTCGCAGCCCCTCACCACCCCCCAAGGTGGTAGATGTGCCGAGCCATGCCAGCCAGTCAGCCAG ATTCAACAAACACCTGGACCGCGGCTTCAACTCTTGCTCCCGCACGGACCTGTACTTCGTGCCCCTTGATGGCTCCAAGCTGGCCAAGAAAAGGGCAGACTTGGTGGAGAAAGTGCGTCGAGAGGCTGAGCAGAAGGCACGGGAAGAGAAGGAGCGGGAACGTGAGcgggagagggagaaggagcgAGAGCGGGAGAAGGAGCGGGAGCTGGAGAGGAGCGTG AAGATGGCCCAGGAGGGACGGCCGGTTGAGTGCTCGTCCCTTGGGCCGGTTCCCCACCGCCCCTCCTTCGAGCAGGGCAGTGCTGTAGCAACTGTTCCCCCATACCTGGGCCCTGACACCCCAGCTCTGCGCACTCTCAGTGAATATGCACGGCCCCACGTCATGTCACCCAGCAACCGCAATCACCCTTTCTACGTGCCGCTGGGTGCTGTTGACCCAGGCTTGCTGGGGTACAATGTGCCAGCCATCTACAGCAGTGATCCAGCGACACGGGAACGAGAGCTGAGAGAGCGGGAAGCCCGCGAACGAGACCTGAGGGACCGGGACCTGCGTGAACGTCTCAAGCCCGGCTTTGAAGTCAAGCCAGCTGAGTTGGAGCAGCTCCATGCCgtgccagctgctgccatggATCCGTTCCCACGCCATGGCGGGCTGAGTCTGCAGACGGCCCCTGGCCTTCAccctgcttttcccttccacccAGGGCTGGGCCACTTGGAGCGGGAGAGGCTGGCGCTGGCAGCTGGCCCAACCCTTCGTCCTGATATGTCCTATGCTGAGCGCTTGGCAGCTGAGCGCCAGCATGCTGAGCGGGTGGCTGCTCTCAGCAATGATCCTCTGGCCCGCCTGCAGATGCTCAATGTGACCCCTCATCATCATCAGCATTCCCACATCCACTCCCACCTCCATCTCCACCAGCAGGATGCCATACATGCAG CCTCAGCCTCTGTTCACCCTCTTATCGATCCACTTGCCTCAGGATCACACCTCACCCGGATACCATACCCAGCTGGAACCATTCCCAACCCCCTCCTGCCTCACCCTCTACATGAGAATGAAGTGCTGCGCCACCAGCTTTTTG CTGCACCCTACAGGGACCTGCCGGGCTCTCTCTCTGCGCCCATGTCAGCAGCACATCAGCTCCAGGCCATGCATGCACAGTCAGCTGAACTGCAGCGCCTGGCTCTGGAACAGCAGCAGTGGCTTCATGCTCATCACCCTCTGCACGGTGTGCCGCTCCCAACGCAGGAGGATTACTACAG CCACCTGAAGAAAGAAAGTGACAAGCCCCTTTAA